The following proteins are encoded in a genomic region of Anguilla anguilla isolate fAngAng1 chromosome 15, fAngAng1.pri, whole genome shotgun sequence:
- the piga gene encoding phosphatidylinositol N-acetylglucosaminyltransferase subunit A produces the protein MMGQRRRAGPKGSLSNRTPDGIAVGIQGSPKHSICMVSDFFYPNMGGVESHIYQLSQCLIERGHKVIIVTHAYGNRKGVRYLTNGLKVYYLPLQVMYNQSTVTTCFHSLPLLRCVFVRERITIVHAHSSFSAMGHDSLFHAKTMGLNTVFTDHSLFGFADVSSVLTNKLLTVSLCDTSHIICVSYTSKENTVLRATLDPQIVSVIPNAVDPTDFTPDPSLRDDTKITIVVVSRLVYRKGIDLLGGIIPELCLKYPDLQFVIGGEGPKRIVLEEVREKYQLHDRVRLLGALEHKDVRNVLIQGHIFLNTSLTEAFCMAIVEGASCGLQVVSTRVGGIPEVLPEELITLCEPTVSSLCQGLEMVIARQRSGTVLPPATIHSRVQTLYTWRNVAERTEKVYDRVAKEVVLPLDGRLSRLRAHCGHVAGSIFAFVAVLDFLFLLLLQWFVPDSVIDVAVNASGPRGLWGKAGARKTKPSANCHKDTGTG, from the exons ATGATGGGCCAGAGACGGCGAGCTGGTCCTAAAGGCTCCTTGTCCAACAGAACCCCGGATGGAATTGCAGTCGGGATCCAGGGCTCTCCCAAGCACAGCATATGCATGGTGTCTGACTTTTTCTACCCTAACATGGGAGGGGTTGAAAGCCACATTTATCAGCTGTCTCAGTGTTTGATTGAGCGAGGACACAAGGTGATAATAGTCACCCATGCTTATGGAAACAGGAAAGGTGTCCGGTACCTCACGAATGGGCTCAAGGTCTACTACCTACCCCTGCAGGTGATGTACAACCAGTCGACGGTGACCACCTGCTTTCACAGTCTACCTCTGCTTAGGTGCGTCTTCGTCCGGGAGAGGATCACGATTGTCCACGCGCACAGCTCGTTCTCGGCCATGGGGCACGACTCCCTGTTCCACGCCAAGACCATGGGCCTGAACACCGTGTTCACCGATCACTCGCTCTTCGGCTTTGCGGATGTGAGCTCGGTGCTGACCAACAAGTTGCTGACCGTGTCCCTCTGTGACACCAGCCACATCATCTGCGTCTCCTACACCAGTAAAGAGAACACTGTGCTCAGGGCCACCCTGGACCCTCAGATTGTGTCTGTCATCCCCAACGCTGTGGACCCCACTGACTTCACCCCAGACCCCTCCCTGAGAGACGACACCAAGATAACGATCGTGGTGGTCAGCCGCCTGGTCTATCGAAAGG GAATAGATTTACTAGGCGGAATAATTCCAGAACTCTGCCTGAAATATCCTGATTTGCAATTTGTAATTGGTGGGGAAGGACCCAAGCGAATTGTCCTAGAGGAGGTCCGTGAGAAGTACCAACTGCACGACAG GGTGCGTCTCCTAGGGGCTCTAGAGCACAAGGATGTGAGAAACGTCCTGATTCAGGGCCACATTTTCCTGAACACGTCTCTGACTGAGGCTTTCTGCATGGCCATCGTAGAGGGGGCCAGCTGTGGACTACAG GTGGTAAGCACCCGGGTGGGTGGAATCCCGGAGGTACTGCCGGAGGAGCTGATCACCCTGTGTGAGCCCACCGTCAGCTCCCTGTGCCAGGGGCTGGAGATGGTCATCGCCAGGCAACGCTCGGGCACCGTGCTGCCCCCTGCGACCATCCACAGTAGGGTCCAAACACTGTACACCTGGAGGAACGTGGCAGAGAGGACCGAGAAG GTCTATGACAGAGTGGCCAAGGAGGTGGTGCTGCCGCTAGATGGCCGCCTGAGCCGGCTGAGGGCCCACTGCGGGCATGTGGCGGGCTCCATCTTCGCCTTCGTGGCCGTGCTggacttcctcttcctcctcctcctgcagtggTTCGTGCCAGACTCGGTCATCGACGTAGCCGTCAACGCCTCGGGCCCACGGGGTCTGTGGGGCAAGGCCGGGGCCAGGAAGACGAAACCCAGTGCAAACTGCCACAAGGACACAGGGACCGGTTAG
- the LOC118213858 gene encoding collagen alpha-1(VIII) chain-like, with protein sequence MAILLLSGHLLLVAVQLSILHHAQGGAYYGHKQLPQQHQPVPQLPHMPHGKEGLPQQYLVKELPHFQYGKEIPMIPQYRKDYMHLPMNKGKDIVRKEDKGETVSRGEKGIPGDVGPQGPAGPPGPQGVPGIGIAGPPGKPGPPGPQGFPGIGKPGMPGVAGKPGGVGLPGPIGEPGPGGEEGPIGLPGPPGLPGPPGLPGLGKPGGQGLPGQPGPRGEPGHKGPPGLPGLPGPKGDKGNGQPGLPGPKGPGGPPGPPGPAGPPGPGKSGRNGLPGLRGEHGEPGPAGEPGQVGPPGEDGPPGPPGLPGNGKPGEDGVPGQPGAPGDKGEQGLPGLPGSPGLPGIGKPGLPGPKGDKGQGGLPGPLGPKGDKGHGGPPGVAGPPGPIGPEGPPGQIGPPGNVGAPGLKGEGGAGGPKGEAGPAGEPGPPGLPGKSGLPGELGEPGPRGPSGPMGPKGEGGHKGLPGSPGVSGLPGPKGEAGIPGEQGEQGPKGIPGITGPSGPIGPPGFPGLKGESGLPGAPGLPGEGGPGIQGPEGPPGKPGSIGPPGSSGSPGLPGLPGPPGPPGPLPDMGQILPEMGPDLDGIKTPPGGFMKGKYSGAVMAGSGLEMPAFTAQLTTPFPPVGSPVVFDKLLYNGGQNYNPDTGVFTCHIPGIYYFAYHIHCKGANVWVALFRNNEPVMYTYDEYKKSFLDQASGSAVLPLEPGDTVYIQLPSDQAAGLYAGQYVHSSFSGYLLYPM encoded by the exons ATGGccattctcctcctctctggccATCTCCTCTTGGTGGCGGTGCAGCTGTCCATACTGCACCATGCCCAAGGAGGGGCATACTATGGGCACAAGCAACTGCCCCAGCAGCACCAGCCCGTGCCACAGCTACCTCACATGCCCCATGGCAAGGAGGGCTTGCCACAGCAATACCTGGTCAAAGAGTTGCCGCACTTTCAGTATGGCAAGGAAATTCCCATGATCCCTCAGTACAGGAAGGACTACATGCACCTGCCTATGAACAAGGGAAAGGACATAGTGCGCAAGGAGGACAAAG GTGAAACAGTTTCTAGAGGTGAGAAGGGCATCCCAGGAGATGTTGGGCCTCAGGGTCCTGCTGGACCCCCAGGCCCACAAGGTGTACCTGGCATTGGAATAGCAGGTCCTCCAGGAAAACCAGGACCCCCAGGTCCACAGGGATTCCCTGGAATAGGCAAACCTGGAATGCCAGGAGTGGCAGGAAAACCAGGAGGAGTGGGACTCCCGGGACCAATAGGGGAGCCGGGTCCTGGTGGTGAAGAGGGCCCAATAGGTTTGCCAGGGCCTCCGGGTCTTCCTGGCCCTCCTGGGCTGCCAGGCTTGGGGAAGCCAGGGGGCCAGGGGTTGCCAGGGCAGCCAGGGCCCCGAGGAGAGCCTGGACACAAAGGACCACCTGGACTTCCAGGTCTGCCTGGGCCTAAAGGTGACAAAGGCAATGGCCAGCCCGGCTTGCCAGGGCCAAAGGGGCCTGGTGGGCCACCAGGCCCCCCAGGACCTGCAgggcctccaggaccagggaaaAGTGGCAGAAATGGTCTTCCAGGGTTGCGAGGAGAGCACGGAGAACCAGGCCCTGCTGGAGAGCCTGGACAGGTAGGACCACCAGGTGAAGACGGACCACCAGGGCCACCAGGGTTGCCAGGCAATGGTAAACCAGGTGAGGATGGAGTGCCAGGACAACCGGGGGCTCCGGGTGACAAAGGAGAACAAGGCCTACCAGGGTTACCAGGGAGCCCAGGGCTGCCAGGAATTGGCAAGCCGGGACTTCCTGGACCAAAAGGTGACAAAGGTCAGGGTGGTCTACCTGGTCCTCTAGGCCCAAAAGGTGACAAAGGTCATGGAGGGCCACCAGGGGTAGCTGGCCCCCCAGGACCCATTGGACCTGAAGGTCCGCCTGGCCAAATTGGGCCACCGGGGAATGTTGGTGCCCCAGGGCTAAAAGGCGAGGGCGGAGCAGGTGGCCCAAAGGGAGAAGCAGGTCCTGCTGGTGAGCCAGGTCCCCCTGGGCTTCCAGGCAAATCCGGGCTTCCAGGTGAACTGGGAGAACCTGGTCCACGTGGTCCTTCTGGACCCATGGGCCCAAAAGGGGAAGGTGGACACAAAGGATTGCCAGGATCTCCTGGAGTAAGCGGGTTGCCAGGTCCAAAGGGAGAAGCAGGAATTCCAGGTGAGCAAGGTGAACAAGGCCCTAAGGGTATTCCAGGAATCACAGGTCCTAGTGGACCCATTGGGCCTCCTGGGTTTCCTGGACTAAAAGGTGAGTCCGGTCTACCTGGCGCACCTGGCCTCCCAGGTGAAGGAGGACCAGGCATTCAAGGCCCTGAAGGGCCCCCAGGAAAACCTGGCTCCATTGGGCCTCCTGGTAGTTCTGGTTCACCTGGGCTACCGGGACTCCCAGGCCCACCTGGCCCCCCAGGCCCGCTTCCAGACATGGGTCAGATCCTGCCAGAGATGGGTCCAGATCTGGACGGCATCAAGACCCCACCTGGGGGTTTCATGAAAGGGAAGTACAGCGGGGCAGTAATGGCAGGTAGCGGCTTGGAGATGCCGGCGTTCACAGCTCAGCTGACCACCCCGTTTCCACCAGTGGGTAGCCCTGTGGTGTTCGACAAGCTTCTGTACAATGGCGGCCAGAACTACAACCCCGACACCGGCGTCTTCACCTGCCATATCCCTGGGATTTACTACTTTGCTTACCACATCCACTGCAAGGGTGCCAACGTGTGGGTGGCACTGTTCAGAAACAATGAGCCAGTGATGTACACATATGATGAGTACAAAAAGAGCTTTTTGGACCAGGCATCTGGGAGTGCCGTTCTGCCCCTAGAGCCTGGGGACACAGTGTACATCCAACTCCCATCAGACCAGGCAGCAGGACTTTATGCAGGCCAATATGTACACTCCTCTTTTTCTGGATACTTATTGTACCCTATGTAA